A genomic region of Cannabis sativa cultivar Pink pepper isolate KNU-18-1 chromosome 1, ASM2916894v1, whole genome shotgun sequence contains the following coding sequences:
- the LOC115703930 gene encoding uncharacterized protein LOC115703930 codes for MALRATSSSSSSSSVKLGPISYPRRNPRTSLSFNHVLLGLSSSESSRSSSLRVSANSKPRARFGARRTESVPVQQLERPLSEYMSLPASQYSVLDAERIERVDDNTFRCYVYRIKFFSFEVCPVLLVRVEEQPKGCSIKLLSCKLEGSPMVVAQNDKFDAFMENIVSCDSNQGKDLSVQRLTSEAIIEVSIEVPFAFLPVQAIESTGSQVLDQVLKIMLPRFMAQLVKDYQAWASGDTSRQPLGTGEI; via the exons ATGGCACTACGCGCcacatcatcttcttcttcttcctcctctgtAAAACTCGGGCCCATTTCGTACCCGCGCAGAAACCCTAGGACTTCTCTCAGCTTTAACCATGTCTTATTGGGTTTATCTTCTTCCGAATCCTCGAGGTCTTCTTCGCTTCGTGTTTCGGCCAATTCGAAACCCAGAGCCCGTTTCGGTGCTCGACGGACCGAGTCCGTTCCGGTTCAACAGCTCGAACGGCCTCTAA GTGAGTATATGAGTTTACCGGCGAGCCAGTACTCGGTTTTAGATGCTGAGAGAATAGAAAGAGTGGATGACAACACTTTCAGGTGTTATGTGTATAGAATCAAATTCTTTTCCTTTGAGGTTTGCCCCGTTCTGCTTGTTAGAGTAGAAGAACAGCCTAAAGGGTGCTCCATTAAGCTCCTGTCTTGCAAG CTCGAAGGCTCGCCAATGGTGGTTGCTCAGAATGACAAATTTGATG CTTTCATGGAGAATATAGTATCATGTGATAGTAACCAAGGAAAAGACTTGTCGGTGCAACGACTCACTTCAGAGGCTATCATTGAG GTTAGCATTGAGGTTCCTTTTGCATTTCTTCCAGTGCAAGCCATTGAATCAACTGGGTCTCAAGTCCTTGATCAAGTTCTAAAGATCATGCTTCCTCGCTTTATGGCACAG CTTGTAAAAGATTATCAGGCATGGGCTTCTGGTGATACCTCAAGGCAGCCTTTAGGAACAGGTGAGATTTAA